The genomic stretch ttattttagagagatgaataaaaTGTTCACATGCATGTAGGTAGAGTAAAGAAGTGAGGTAGAGTAAAATGTGAACAATAAATGGAGTATATAGggaaaggaagtggcgggtggaaggtggagtgagggagtggagaaaatttgtcttatgtttttatcttacatcacatgcaaaccattacataagataaattatggtagtatacaaaataaggtgaaatgattatgtgaataatcatccactactcttattttacacggtccacttgaccatatacgggtccatattggttcttatatttgtcgcacaaatccgtgtaatttttattttaaacatcgtatcatgtttaaatacttccataattaattcgtccaattcactccgtaaatatacgtgtaccactacacatattatttacgtactaatattaatcacattaatcaattagtacaattttagtaaattaacagttaattaactaaaacccgtttcccaaaacttattatttaattatcgcataattaaataataactgccgctcctcgagttcgcaactcgaaatctctctaaaaataatcgcctaacctcttagtctataaatcaagggattaaacaaattgtatctcatacaattaattagtaatcaattggggttcgtttctttaggtgtgaccgaaaggggccagttgatcaccgccgtctcacgacaataacgtcaaactctagtaagccaaccgttatcgatttacgttaatcaactgacgaggatcaaataattaaatatctgatgatattccattaatgagatttattatgtaaacgcactattgtggaggacactaactccaacaccgcgtgtgttaaagatcgttatcttTATTTCTTCCTTGGATTGTTAATGCTGTTGTTGGATTAAATCTAGACGCGTGGATTAGATTGTTCAATAATTAGGGTCTTCTAATATCGCGTTTCGAGTTAGTTGACTAAACTTAAGAGGAAGAAGGAAACCCGTATTTCCACAATAGAGTACTTGAGAGTAATTAAATTAAAGACAATCGAAGACCAAATAGTTCgttgatagtggatgtttgttGAACCAAGACCTTTAATCTTCTGAATTAATCATCTTTATTACTTTGTCTTATTAGTCATTAACTTATTCAATCACAAAACCCCCCTATTATTGTTACTTGTACTCTTTATTTTTTACACATAAATTACATCGCCTTCCCTATGGATTCgacacccgacttacctctactatatagttaaggtaataggactttattacttatttttgggagcatacgacttcggctcaccaaattttggcgccgttgccggggaaggcaatAGTTAATTTGTGTGTTTGGTAGTATAAagtctttgttttgttttatttttgtttatgcaTAATACCCGTTCTACTAACCATCCACTCGAGCCTTACAACTCAGAGATTGAGCGGACACTTTTCAGGTTGAAGCATATTAGTTGGAGCCAGTTAGTTATTTTCGAGCACCCAGATTCCAAGGAGGATTTACACTCTGATTCAGATACTTCAGAAATTTCTTTTACCACTGAGAATATGGCCCAAGAGACCCATACATTAAAGGAGCTCACAGCTCCAAATTTTGCTGTTCAGCCATTATGCATCACTTTTCCAGCATTGGATGATGGAGTTACTTTTGAACTGAAATCTGGTTTGATACATCAATTACCAAGTTTCAGTGGGACGAGTATTGAGGATCCGAATAAGCATCTTTCGGACTTTCATATTGTGTGCACCGGTATGAAGCCAGTTGATGTCACAGATGAGCAATTAAAATTGAGAGCCTTTCCTTTCTCCTAGAAAGGCAATGCGAGAGACTGGTTAATAAACTGTCTACCACCGGCGAGTATCACTACTtggataggtatgaagaaagCATTCTTGGAGAAGTATTTTCCGCCTTCTCGATCAGCTCAATTAAAAAGAGCCATCAGTAATATTGAGCAGCAAGACGGAGAAACTTTGTACGAGTACCTTGAAAAGTTTAAGCAGTTATGTGCCAGTTGTCCCTACCATGGTTACTCTGAACATGATCTCATAATGTACTTTTGTGGTGGACTGAACCAAGATGACCGCCGTATGATTCATTCTGCTTGTGGAGGAAATATAGCCAACAAGAATCCAGATGAAGCTTGGGAGGTTATCACAGAGCTAGCTGAGACCTCTAGACAGTTTGAGAGAAGACCTTCATGGAGAGGAGTGAGTGCTATGGGTGTTAATCCTGGCTTGGAGGAAAAGGTTGATAATATTGCTTCCACACTCCGTGATATGTTATCTGGCAGACAAATGGCTGTTATTTGTGGTATATGCTCTACTAAGGGTCATCCTAGCGATTTGTGCCCTCAAATGCAAGAGGGTGATTCTCAGACGGTGAATGGTGTATGGGAGAGTATTCCAAACAAAAAATGGGATCCATACTCTAATACTTATAATGAAGGATGGAAAGCTCATCCCAACTTCCGTTGGGGAAATTCTCAAGCTAACCCATCATCTGGCCCTCTTAGAGGTCAGTTTATTATGCGACCACAAGAGCAACCCTCCGTACCTCAGGCACCACCACAAGCTACACCGAGCTCATCAATGTCTACTGAGGACATGATTCGGGCTGTTACCATCAGTGTCACTCAAGATAGAGCAGAAAATAAGCAAAATTTCAAGAATCTTGAGAATCGAGTTAGTCAATTGGCTACTACGGTCAATCGGCTGGAAGCTAAACAATCGGGTGCTTTACCATCTCAGACAGTTCTGAATCCTAGAGAGAATGTGAGTGCTGTGTCATTGAGAAATGGTAGACAATTGGTGGAGATTGAAAAGACAAAAGCTAAGCCTAAGGTGGTGACTATTCAAGAAGAAGAGGATTtagttgatacccgtcgttgtgagtaccaaaaataagatttataatttcctattaagactaacctaggctagtggtaacagagtcgaaccacaaggaggcggacgtaatttctagctgtctaattaaagtctaaggtaacaattgtgggggttgaattgatttggtctatagctaagaataaataaagacaataaactaaaaagactgattaaacagataaagaaggggtactaggatggtcggttcattaaagtttcggcggcagcatactaaacaggtctaaatcgaacacaagtgaggcgggaaacaagaggtcctctcggtccactcttaacaaatagcatctttcgatctcgctataggtccctaatatcactaatactgactctcgtcctgaaaagtgactaacggtctaaactatacctatctttcgacctcagcacagtttagtcatcttaattggtgatcaaacaactttccctatctttcgatctaatgggtcagtcataaattaagcatctaactggtcgcatgcattcgattcgttaaatacaacattaaaatcaataaaaacgaaggggtaacctcacgaggtcagtcgatcgaccaagtatgtcagtcgatcgactgacacgcgaattcagtccaatttaacactacgccgcctacgctataattcgcctacatcctagcacaattgatttagctactcatactaaggacgataacaacaataagattcatCATTAAGTTTACGGAATTCATGATAAAAGCgattaaacaaataaaaaacgacaatatcggctttgggaaactaccTAGCAATTTCTATATTACGAATGATAATAAGACTAAAATTATGAAGCGAAAGAATACCAGTAGAAATTGTAGAGAAAGGATCTGAACCCGATTGCaagaaagtaaactttattgaagaACTAAACTAACTATGAAGAATTGTATTTGAACTGAATGATAAACCCTAATGTAACTGATAAAACTTGATGATTAatctgatgtttctaggttacgttatataccAACTAACGTAGCTTTATTTCCTAAATCTAACATAAccttgggcttcaagattcacggtcttttaattcttgtctggaatagcaatttggtcgatcgactggtcttcagtaaacagtagcttctggaacccgatggttggtcgatcgactgatggaagtggtcgatcgattgcttgagctgctacttgacttctataaactcgtggacttgtcttttgggccttgaattgcgcaccaagctcgttcctcgggtgaatacttcacgtcacatgcaatgcaggatactcggggacggatttagctcgatttccgctggattcttcacatttctgcaataatgtacaaaaatacggaagtagacagaaatagggagaaatgtagcataaactacatgaatgagctctgaaatgcgtgcaaaatgggatgtaaaacatcatataaaagacacgcatcaaacttcctcaaaccaaacccttgcttgtccccaagcaagaactagactcgatctaatgacctaatggaacgagttcaatctcagagcgaattacaaactgcaaagcctaaaccattttaacgcattaaccaacaatcaattagcaaatgaatcatgcaaacgagttataaagtcgttaaaactactgaaccgtcaactgtagagacttatcaaatcggactctcacgggtcgctcataccaCTCAATAAACATaggtgagtatatgtaagatagaaagaagtaaatgtgatgacgctcacctaactatgacctataagaacatgcctgcagtctaatatgaaagcaatctctacaaccgtacatacgcattctaaccaacaaaagaccatgacacatgctgaggtataaatgtggatatgtgaggtatgggtaagaagaggcaaaacatttatggaaaagtggaggtacaggtgatcaagctagtaccgaaacagAACCATAtagcaacatccaacttcttgctcataaacaaatgaaacggtgctatagcaagcacaaatctcacaatttccagagataaaagtaatcaactaactccccataaaatatgaataatacatgggagcaaaaatcgccaaaagataaaggcttgaattatgcgaatttgatttctttctctttctcgaacctcggtcgatcgacttaaAGGAGCAGTCaatcgactgcttaaacagtacagaactcttttttttttctttttttctctttctttttttcttttgtttcatttcatcttcccaataacgtctcaacagagcatatgccaccaaaaataagtaacaaccccaagaacacagactactagcttgacaaaggacaggctaaatgtaggatgtagtaattaggacaaaaaggatatttttggcggtGTGGAGTTTATAGGCAAAACgaaagaaaaggaaacctctaccacatgtgtcaactaaccacagaccgaatgcgtacaggtattatgcagatcaagttcatatttatgcacatttatgtgacatgccttataaggagtactactcacattcctaaataaaccggtcatagatgtcaccagttataggctctaaatctcagaaatatgatgtagcttgccaattttctaagtcaagtttcaagttcagcaaataattaacgaaaactcgtagatatgcatatatgattctactaataacatgtcaatctagcaaggcttaggcaaaacaggtgcaaaatgcaatatcatccttgaaatactaccgttccgactcgacctatatgctaaaataaacgtgcattttttgaattttgatgaaattttttcaattttttttttttggaattttgatgtatatgaagaaataaacaacaatgcaaacgtgaatgcaagcaaatgatatgcgacgcagaacccttccctaaaccaaatcgcacaatgtccccattgtgcaaaatcaggtaatgaagaaaagagaaatggaaatttgcgggaaaatgaaataaataagacatgaagtgaaaatcgggaacttacaagactttaagcgcagcaaaggaaacctccccaaaccagcgtgagctaggaggtttcagtagccagcagtgctactaataagttacctgaaagacaaataaaacccacacataaaatcgagaagacaatttgaagcggtaaaattgtgcacaattgagaaaattagaagaaataaataatttgacggagagaaaagtggagtagaaaactcccttaagtccgcaaattgaccaaacacagcaggggagaggtcgtgaacaggtacagcagtccatggcggtcgatcgaccatagtgagcagtcgatcgaccagattgaaCAGGAatagaagctcctggaactgtgcagccagtcgatcgaccataatggttagtcgatcgactgaaagtactgttgtaacttctgatttcttcgtatttgctcaataacttgagctaatgaggtctaaaacctgcaagtgcacaataatacgcgcccaaaattgcgcaaaacccaaaacaaaGTCTCAAACGCATGAAATCCTAAGCAaccaaaataaaatgcgaagttttcgcgcacacaaaaacaataaacagtgtctaacaaaagcaaataaaaagaagtttataaagagctcgatcaactaatagttgatcaagaaagaccacggtatggcccacttcgtcggcttctggctactagaggtagcctcaacggtgcttatttgagcagctgcacccttcttagcttccacatccgtatggctcaacggatcaacactctcatcatatccccagtcaaggatctcttcgggcttatCAGAGTCCAAATCAGATTCTctggctttgaccggctcgtcatcaacaacttcatcaattccatagctcaggcaaccaagacctcctctttgtatgatcggcttctttacagctggagcaacttgcagcacttccttccccaaaccagctcctgcaacatctaaaacaacagattcttcctcctttttgctcccagtttggggcggaggggttaacacagaagtagtaatagagacaggaaATTCAGGAAGCATAaaatacgatttcttttcagaaaccgtattacaagtcacaggccacatggggtcctttttcttagcaggttgggcaaagacaatagaatgctttcctactttgaaagtcaaggttcctagaccgacatctatgactgcaccagcagtgtgcagaaatggcctacccaaaataatgggtatatgagcatcctcaggcatgtcaagtacaacaaagtcgacggggaagaagaacttccctatctggacagggatgtcctctaagactcatattggctggaccgcagatcggtcaccatctCATCTTGTCATATCATCCGCGAACCTAGTCtgtttgagcttcctagctagactcaagggcatgacgcttatactagctcctaagtcacataattctttctcaatagagaaggtacctatattgcaaggaacagaaaagctacccgggtcctctagcttatggggtgcagtgtgagataagtaagagcatgactctttagttaatgcgacagtgtgaacatgttcaagcgactttttcttagacaggagttgtttcatgaatttagtgtatgctggcacttgattgactaactcaatgaagggtacttgtacattcaagctacgaataactttttcaaacttactgaaagatacctgttcctttgttggcactagtctctccggatatggggctgtaaggagtaccttagctctctcctctaagttgcgcatgccggcatccgtggacttaggctggaagtccactgctttctccttgttaaagctcgaatccttctcagaccgtctcaaatgtgagccattaaccgtcatcggatcgaacttcggaatcggggcggacccatcagcactcgggtctggcccTAACACCTTCGGAgctgtcgtgccccgaaacaaatagtccctcaagttatcgggcatcggaggacgaacaatCTCGCTATCGCAGataatcttggtcgatcgaccactatcctcgatcgatcgaccaaggtgcacGCGATTCAGAAGCCGCCTGTAACCCACGTATCGATCGATCGAGggtgtatcgatcgatcgatcgatatacctggtagacgcctttttctttgaattattcgtttcAGCTTTCTTTGGACCcggatctgcctcattcttttcaacagcatcctcgaccatggcaggcccctccagggtggacccactcctcaatgtGATGGCGTTTAAGGTCTcattttggtcggtttgagtcggtaagtgtcccggagctcgagaggtgctcttactagccaattgagcaatttggctctctagtagcttcatcccgacctctcttgcttgggactccttcagtaacaagttcttaaactcagcaaaatcagaactataggattgttgttgctgctgcggcacataaggaggtttttgatattgttgttgcttttgatgagggggcacatagggttgctgctgcggaggtggagttggatttaggacattctggctactccacctcaggttgggatgaacattgggctcatagtaggtgtttgtctgcctataatgttgaaaggcagcacaagactcaaagggactaggacaattcttcgAGACGTGTCCCTTAGCTCCGCACCTTTCACaaacgaaaggaccgtctgacacagcatttacttggtacatcccacctttagaagctcctcccaattcatatttgtcaaatctcgcagtgagagcttcaagtgaaccaacagaggaagattcagcagctctcctctggttccctctggaattcccatactcggccttgtgggtggctagatcgtcgatgatcttccaccccttggtctctcccaagttctcagcaaatcggccattggtgcagacatccaaaatagccctcgatcgtcatactgacccattatagaaatgattgcacaagctccatttttcgaaaccatggtgcggtatggttcgcaccagcttcttaaatcggacccatgcctcgtggaagttctcatccggcccttgtttgaaactcgtgatttgggctctaatagcaatcgtctttgaagcagaaaagtacttcttgtaaaatgccaatgccaaggaatttcagtcggtgatcccatgagcggctcggtccagatctctataccactcccttgcatcatcacgaagggagaagataaacatggtctccttgatctggtcttgggtcacgccggctggtgggggtatggaacaacagtagtcaataaaggtctccatatgcttagctgcatcttcatttgcagctcccccgatctggtttctctcaaccatattaatgtatgaaggctttggttcgaatttcctggcatctcctggtaattcgaaccccttatataagtttgcagctgtcggctcagaatgacttgctatactcgcttcctcagccatgactggaatttctggagaagtaactgtttcggctgaagaggtggaaactggtgaagaatgtgggtcttcctcgaacagctcgttctcgtaatagcttgacagagtactcagctcttcctctgtcggtaataccctttgtgatcgtctcaactcgcgcaaagatttctctatctcaggattgaatggtactagttcaccaccctgtgacctgcgcataagaggaaactacaaaaggaatataataaaaatttaagaaacagaagtcccttaaactaagaaagactacaaataaaacaactaaaaattagaactattgcctccccgacaatggcgccaaaatttgatacccgtcgttgtgagtaccaaaaataagatttataatttcctattaagactaacctaggctagtggtaacagggtcgaaccacaaggaggcagacgtaatttctagttgtctaattaaagtctaaggtaacaattgtgggggttgaattgatttggtctatagctaagaataaataaagacaataaactaaaaagacggattaaacagataaagaaggggtactaggatggtcggttcattaaagtttcggcggcagcatactaaacaggtctaaatcgaacacaagtgaggcgggaaacaagaggtcctctcggtccactcttaacaaatagcatctttcgatctcgctataggtccctaatatcactaatactgactctcgtcctgaaaagtgactaacggtctaaactatacctatctttcgacctcagcacagtttagtcatcttaattggtgatcaaacaactttccctatctttcgatctaatgggtcagtcataaattaagcatctaactggtcgcatgcattcgattcgttaaatacaacattaaaatcaataaaaacgaaggggtaacctcacgaggtcagtcgatcgaccaagtatgtcagttGATCGAttgacacgcgaattcagtccaatttaacactacgccgcctacgctataatttgcctacatcctagcacaattgatttagctactcatactaaggacgataacaacaataagattcatCATTAAGTTTACGGAATTCATGATAAAAGCgattaaacaaataaaaaacgacaatatcggctttgggaaactaccTAGCAATTTCTATATTACGAATGATAATAAGACTGAAATTATGAAGCGAAAGAATACCAGTAgaaattgcagagaaaggatccGAACCCGATTGCAAGAAAGTAAATTTTATTGAAGAACTAAACTAACTATGAAGAATTGTATTTGAACTGAATGATAAACCCTAATGTAACTGATAAAACTTGATGATTAATCTAATGTTTCTAGGTTACATTATATTGCAACTAACGtagctttatttcctaaacctaacataaccttgggcttcaagattcacggtcttttaattctcgtctggaatagcaatttggtcgatcgactggtcttcagtaaacagtagcttctggaacccgatggttggtcgatcgactgatggaagtggtcgatcgactgcttgagctgctacttgacttctataaactcgtggacttgtcttttgggccttgaattgcgcaccaagctcgtttctcgggtgaatacttcacgtcacatgcaatgcaggatactcggggacggatttaactcgatttccgctggattcttcacatttctgcaataatgtacaaaaatacggaagtagacagaaatagggagaaatgtagcataaactacatgaatgagctctgaaatgcgtgcaaaatgggatgtaaaacatcatataaaagacacgcatcattaGTGGTGGAAGATGCTAAGCTACTGAAAGATGGAGGAGAAGAATATGCATCTAATTCAAAGGAGGTGACACCATCCATGCCTTTATATGAGCCACTGCCACCTTTTCCTGAGGCTTTGAAAGACACAAGGAAGAAGGAGCCTGACACTGATATTTACGAAACCTTTCGTAAATGCGAGGTAAATATTCCTTTACTTGATATGATTAAGAGTGTTCCTAGGTATGAAAAGTTTTTAAAAGAACTTTATACAATTAAAATAAATCAAAAGGAACGTAGTTTGAAAAACCCAAAGGGTAAAGCTAGTGAATTTGTGTCAGGTTTGTTTAAGAGTAAGACTCCTCCTAAGTGTAGTGATCCGGGTTTCTTTACTATACCTTGCACTATAGGTGATACACGGTTTGAAAGAGCCATGTTAGATCTAGGGACGTCGATAAATGTCATTCCCTTCCATGTTTATGAGTCTCTTAAGCTTGGTCCTTTAAAGAGTACTAGGGTGGTAGTCCAACTTGCTTATAGGTCTAGTGTTCACCCTAGGAGAGTAGTAGAGAATGTAATGGTTAAGGTAGATCAGCTGGTTTTTCCTGCTGATTTCTATGTTTTGGATATGGCACAGGAGGTCGATGGAGTCCCAATTTTATTGGGTCGACCATTCTTAAAGACTGCAGGAACCCGAATTGATGTTCCAAATGGTTCCTTGACTATGGAGTTTAATGGGAGGGTGGTTAAATTTTAAATTAATCCACCTAATTTGACTAGCTCTGTGGTTTATTCTCTTTGTGCTATTGCTACTAACCATACTTCTATGAGAAGCCGGAAGCCAACACTTCCGAGCAAAGATTGTGAGATTTTGCAGGACTCCCCACCTAGAGAGAAGAAAAGGTGTATCCTTCTATGGGAGAATCTTAAAGATGCTTAGGCTGGTAAAAGGAAGGGTAAGACTTGGTTTGATAAACTAATTCGCCCGAAGGGCTCCGGTAAAGCAACACAAGTCATATATATCAAGTCAAGTAGTGCTCACCCCGTTCCATTGGTAAGGTAAATTTCTAGACTCTTACTTAAGTCGGGTGGTTTCCACTCCGCGAGATGTCGAGCCAATGACGTAAAACAACATCGcttctgggaggcaacccatagATTTGTGTGTgcattttttgaaaaaaaaaaaaaaaaaaacgaaaaaaaaacgagagaaaaaaaaacgaaaaaagcaaTCGGAACTGCCTTGATCTCTGGTGTTGGCGACATAAGAAGGGAGACATAGAAGGTTGGTTAGGTAGGATAGTGGCTAAGGTGAGGAGAAACTATGGTGTGTTGTTGTGGGCACCTTGCTAATGCGGTTGGATGGATTGTTTATTTGGTGTAGAGGAGATTAGGATTGACCATGTGAGCTCGGAGTTGTGGAGGTATTTTATTTATGTGCAACTTGTTGCTGGCACATATGTTCTTAGAGCTACTTGGTCATTTGTTAGGATAGAGTAATAAGGGGCGTTAGTCTTCTTTGGTTACTCTTATCCTTTGTTGGCCTTGTGTgattgtgttttatggaatatgCTAATGGCCAAGTGTGGAGAGGAGGTGTGGTGCGTGGATTGCTCTATTACACGCGATGTTGAGGCTTGATATATCTATTTGGTCGTCTGGAGTTTTCTCTGCTGAGGTTTGTTCTTTTTCCCCTTTATTGTGTCCTTgcaacattgaggacaatgtttcattcaagtgtggggagggagaaTCGTTCTGATTTGTACTCATTTGTAATTGTGTGCTTTTATTTCGGTTATTTATTTCAGCAAATTATTTCGGTTATTtatttcagcaaaaaaaaaattgaaaaaaaagaaaaaaaaaagaaaaaaaagaagaaagaaagaaaagtatcccggctaggtgaaaacccgaaggggcgcctaggcaagattgggatgTGGCTGAggcggagtgaaaacccgaaagggcgctccgggtaaaatgaagaatcgagttgcgtgCCACTGAGAGTAGAGGTGAGATGAAAAAAAACGAAAGGCTAgagtgaaaacccgcaagggcgggcgctctaggcaaaatgagagatttaggtAACGAAAAATTCTTCCGATGCTATTTCATCTCTCGTTGCTATGTTGAAGACCGTCTG from Silene latifolia isolate original U9 population chromosome 5, ASM4854445v1, whole genome shotgun sequence encodes the following:
- the LOC141655466 gene encoding uncharacterized protein LOC141655466, with the protein product MKKAFLEKYFPPSRSAQLKRAISNIEQQDGETLYEYLEKFKQLCASCPYHGYSEHDLIMYFCGGLNQDDRRMIHSACGGNIANKNPDEAWEVITELAETSRQFERRPSWRGVSAMGVNPGLEEKVDNIASTLRDMLSGRQMAVICGICSTKGHPSDLCPQMQEGDSQTVNGVWESIPNKKWDPYSNTYNEGWKAHPNFRWGNSQANPSSGPLRGQFIMRPQEQPSVPQAPPQATPSSSMSTEDMIRAVTISVTQDRAENKQNFKNLENRVSQLATTVNRLEAKQSGALPSQTVLNPRENVSAVSLRNGRQLVEIEKTKAKPKVVTIQEEEDLVDTRRLVEDAKLLKDGGEEYASNSKEVTPSMPLYEPLPPFPEALKDTRKKEPDTDIYETFRKCEVNIPLLDMIKSVPRYEKFLKELYTIKINQKERSLKNPKGKASEFVSGLFKSKTPPKCSDPGFFTIPCTIGDTRFERAMLDLGTSINVIPFHVYESLKLGPLKSTRVVVQLAYRSSVHPRRVVENVMVKVDQLVFPADFYVLDMAQEVDGVPILLGRPFLKTAGTRIDVPNGSLTMEFNGRVVKF